Part of the Halomarina litorea genome is shown below.
CCAAGACGGGCAACCACCTCTCGCTGGACGCGATGCGCGACATCGCCGCCATCGACGGCGTGGCGGGGTTGAAGGACTCCAGCAAGGACGTCCCGTGGCTGGGACAGGCGGTCGCCGACTGCGAGGGCCTGACCTTCCTCTCGGGGTCGGACTCGTTGCTCGTCCCCGGACTCGACCTCGGCTGTTCGGGGGTGATCAGCGCCGTCGCCAACGCCTTCCCGGAACTCGTCGTCGACCTCTACGAGGCGTACGACGCGGGCGACGAGCACCGCGCCCGCGCCCTCCAGCGCGAGGTGTACGCCGTCCGTCGCGCGCTCAAGCGCGGCCCGTACATGGCCGGCGTCAAGGCCGCCCTCTCGCTTCGCGGGTTCGACGCCGGCCCCCTCAGGAGCCCCCTCCGCGGGATGGACGACGCGGACAGGAACGACCTCGAATCGGACCTGCGGGACCGCGACCTGCTCTGACCCCGAGGCGGCTCAGTCCTCGCCTCGCTCGCCCGCTCGTTTCTCCGCGCCGGTCGTCGGTGGTTCGTAGACGTACAGCAGGTCGTCGTGGACGACGTAGTAGGCGTCGCCGTCGGGGTCCTCCACGACGCCGCTGTCGGTGTCGATGGCGAAGTCCACGAGGTCGGCGAGCGAGTCGGCCTCCGCCCGCGGCCGGTCGAGCACCGTCTCGGGCAGGCGGATGCGAGTGATCCACTCGTCGAACTCCGCCCGGTCGCCCGCGTAGCCCAGTCGCTCCCGCTCCTCCGCGGACAGCCCGAACTCGTCGTCGCGCGCCGTGACCGCGACGGTACCGAGCAGGAGCAGCGAGGCGAGGAGGAATGCGGGGCCACCGAAGCGCTCCACGGGACCCGGTTCGTTCGGGACGACGACGGTGCGCTCGTCGGCGAAGCGCTCGCTCGCCGACCCGTTCCCCGCGATACGGTAGGCCGTTCCCAGTTCCAGCGGGAGGTCCCGGACGACGGTCCGATCGACCTGCTCGCCGTTGACCGTCCCCTCCACGTCGATGCGCGCGCGGACGACGGCCTCCACCTGCCCGACGGTCCCACCGAGGTCCTCGGTGATGAGTTCGGTCCGGTTCTGCGCGGCGCTGACGTTCACGGAGAACGGGACGGCGACGCGCTCGCCCGGCGAGAGGCCCGCGACCTGCGTCCCGCCCAGTGGCTCCGTGCGCCGCCAGTACACCGTCGTGTTCCCGCCGCGTTCGCGGTCGACGGACTGGAGGACGAGGACCGTCCGCACGTCCGCCGAGAGGCTCCCGGAGTCGCTGGCCCCGTAGGTGTACGCGAAACTC
Proteins encoded:
- a CDS encoding dihydrodipicolinate synthase family protein, whose protein sequence is MPSNAPPPGADDPLDLHGVVPPTVTAFHADESLDAETTAAHARFVVDRGAHGVFPLGTNGEFALLTAEERARVVGAVADEVSEVPVIAGVGAPSTHETVEHARRAADAGTDGLVVVTPFYYPLDDAGAVEHYRRVAGSVDLPVYVYHIPSKTGNHLSLDAMRDIAAIDGVAGLKDSSKDVPWLGQAVADCEGLTFLSGSDSLLVPGLDLGCSGVISAVANAFPELVVDLYEAYDAGDEHRARALQREVYAVRRALKRGPYMAGVKAALSLRGFDAGPLRSPLRGMDDADRNDLESDLRDRDLL
- a CDS encoding DUF5305 domain-containing protein, yielding MSDWTLRAQRYVEAYLPVVVVALVVLGLLGGWLTYTGYATPGTHEETLVESTWTERTAFDHHATVTEPNRLYEVGTTLHNQSAYFTAIAPVLNGSFAYTYGASDSGSLSADVRTVLVLQSVDRERGGNTTVYWRRTEPLGGTQVAGLSPGERVAVPFSVNVSAAQNRTELITEDLGGTVGQVEAVVRARIDVEGTVNGEQVDRTVVRDLPLELGTAYRIAGNGSASERFADERTVVVPNEPGPVERFGGPAFLLASLLLLGTVAVTARDDEFGLSAEERERLGYAGDRAEFDEWITRIRLPETVLDRPRAEADSLADLVDFAIDTDSGVVEDPDGDAYYVVHDDLLYVYEPPTTGAEKRAGERGED